The sequence GCGTATACCCTGATAACGTCGTCGAAATGCAATCAACCCCTAGCTTGGCTGCCTCCACTCCTTCAGCAAATGTAGAAATATCGGCCATCACTAAGCAGCGATTTGCCTGAATGTGCCGGACTAACTGGTCCACACGCTCACCATTTGGCCTTTTCCTGTTAGTGGCATCGATTGCAATCATGTCAACACCTGTCCTTAAAAGTTCATTTACCTCTGCTTTGGTAGGTGTAATATATACTTCTGATTCGGGATACTCCCGTTTAATAATTCCGATTACAGGAAGGTCTACTTCATTTTTTATCGCTTGAATATCTTCCACCGAATTTGCGCGAATGCCAACTGCGTTTCCCCACTTTGCTGCTTTCGCCATTTTTGCCATGATCATCGATCCATGCAAAGGCTCATCCTCTAAAGCTTGACAAGAAACAATTAGCC is a genomic window of Shouchella clausii containing:
- a CDS encoding N-acetylmannosamine-6-phosphate 2-epimerase; amino-acid sequence: MLNEIKGGLIVSCQALEDEPLHGSMIMAKMAKAAKWGNAVGIRANSVEDIQAIKNEVDLPVIGIIKREYPESEVYITPTKAEVNELLRTGVDMIAIDATNRKRPNGERVDQLVRHIQANRCLVMADISTFAEGVEAAKLGVDCISTTLSGYTPYSRQQPGPDFHLLEQLIRELNLPIIAEGRIQTPEEAKKAIELGAHAVVVGSAITRPQLITHTFAEKLKQ